A genomic window from Terriglobales bacterium includes:
- a CDS encoding YfiR family protein: MSKLNRRLWPGGLCVVVWACLNAPAQNPAPTEYQVKAAFLYNFGRFVEWPARARPPANLTICVLGDDPFGPVLDGLIEGKSIQGRKLVARRPERVEDAGDCHILFISSSENGRLAQILAALRGRSVLTVGEAERFAHRGGMINFRLEGSKVRFEINLDATEQEGLTVSSQLLKLATIIREHQQPRG; the protein is encoded by the coding sequence ATGAGCAAGCTTAACCGCAGGCTGTGGCCGGGGGGCCTGTGCGTGGTGGTGTGGGCCTGCCTGAACGCCCCGGCGCAGAACCCCGCACCCACCGAGTACCAGGTGAAGGCGGCGTTTCTTTACAACTTCGGCAGGTTTGTGGAGTGGCCGGCGCGCGCCCGGCCTCCCGCTAACTTGACGATTTGCGTGCTGGGAGATGATCCCTTCGGCCCGGTCCTGGACGGGCTGATCGAAGGGAAGTCAATCCAGGGCAGGAAGCTGGTGGCGCGCCGACCGGAGCGTGTCGAGGACGCGGGCGACTGCCACATTCTGTTCATCAGCTCGTCTGAGAACGGCCGGCTGGCCCAAATCCTGGCGGCGCTACGCGGCCGTAGCGTGCTGACTGTGGGTGAAGCGGAGCGCTTCGCTCACCGCGGGGGCATGATCAACTTCCGGCTGGAAGGAAGCAAGGTGCGTTTCGAAATCAATCTGGATGCGACCGAGCAGGAGGGGCTCACGGTGAGCTCCCAGCTGCTCAAGTTGGCCACGATCATCCGCGAACACCAGCAGCCCCGGGGGTGA
- a CDS encoding ATP-binding protein: MIRVRDYSIRKKLTWMSMLTSGTALVLASTAFLAYEWTAFRKEILARVSTQAQIVGSNSAAALLFRDPRSAEQTLAALKAEPEIRAAAIYTREGRLFAFYGRQGRDPESSLPGELGLRADRHSFEGGRLVLFRQIVEQGEVLGTVFIQSDLQGMDQRVKRYSAILLLVLGVSFLAALFISSRLQPLIARPMLQLAETARVVSQGRNYSVRAQPGNRDEVGLLIETFNQMLAQIEERDAELQEARAELENRVVERTAELAASNRELESFSYSVAHDLRAPLRHIDGFARILQEGWASGLEPEARRCLERIGEASRHMGHLIDDLLNLSRVGRRELNRQVTSLKNLAGEAVAELRTQTDDRDVEWRIADLPFADCDPNLMKQVFANLLSNSLKYTRPRARAVIEVGQKQDGDETVLFVRDNGVGFNMKFADKLFGVFQRLHRQEDFEGTGVGLATVRRILDKHGGRIWAEAEVDRGATFYFTAGPTGEAASRPLSEEAVCEDTR; encoded by the coding sequence ATGATTCGTGTCCGCGACTACTCGATCAGGAAGAAGCTCACTTGGATGAGCATGCTGACCAGCGGGACGGCACTGGTACTCGCCTCCACGGCGTTTCTGGCCTACGAATGGACGGCCTTCCGGAAAGAGATCCTGGCACGGGTATCCACGCAGGCGCAGATCGTCGGCTCCAACAGCGCCGCCGCGCTGCTGTTCAGGGACCCGCGCTCGGCCGAGCAAACGCTGGCTGCTCTCAAGGCCGAGCCAGAAATCCGTGCCGCCGCGATCTACACCCGCGAAGGCCGGCTGTTTGCCTTCTACGGCCGCCAGGGCAGGGACCCTGAGTCTTCCCTGCCGGGGGAGTTGGGCCTGCGGGCCGACCGGCACTCCTTCGAAGGCGGCAGACTGGTCCTGTTCCGCCAGATCGTGGAACAGGGCGAGGTGCTGGGCACGGTGTTCATCCAGTCCGACCTGCAAGGCATGGACCAGCGAGTAAAACGCTATTCCGCCATCCTGTTGCTGGTGTTAGGAGTCTCGTTTCTCGCCGCCTTGTTCATCTCTTCACGGCTGCAACCGCTGATCGCTCGCCCTATGCTGCAGCTGGCCGAGACCGCCCGGGTCGTCTCCCAGGGAAGGAACTATTCCGTGCGTGCCCAGCCAGGCAACCGCGACGAGGTGGGACTGCTGATCGAGACCTTCAACCAGATGCTGGCGCAGATCGAGGAGCGGGACGCGGAACTGCAAGAAGCGCGTGCGGAGTTGGAGAACCGGGTGGTCGAGCGCACCGCGGAACTGGCAGCCAGCAACCGCGAGTTGGAGTCCTTCAGTTATTCCGTCGCCCATGACTTGCGCGCGCCCCTGCGCCACATCGATGGCTTCGCCCGCATTCTGCAGGAAGGTTGGGCTTCGGGCCTGGAACCGGAAGCACGGCGGTGCCTGGAGCGTATTGGAGAAGCGAGCCGGCACATGGGCCACCTGATCGACGACCTGCTGAACCTGTCGCGCGTGGGACGCCGCGAGCTGAACCGCCAGGTTACCAGCCTGAAGAATCTCGCGGGCGAGGCCGTGGCCGAACTGCGCACGCAAACCGACGACCGGGACGTGGAGTGGCGGATCGCAGACCTTCCTTTTGCAGACTGTGACCCCAACCTGATGAAGCAGGTGTTCGCCAACTTGCTCTCCAATTCCCTTAAGTACACGCGGCCCCGGGCCCGGGCGGTGATTGAAGTAGGCCAGAAGCAAGATGGGGACGAGACAGTGCTGTTCGTTCGCGACAACGGTGTGGGCTTCAACATGAAGTTTGCCGACAAGCTGTTCGGAGTCTTCCAGCGCCTGCACCGGCAGGAGGACTTCGAGGGCACAGGCGTAGGACTGGCCACGGTCCGGCGCATCCTGGACAAGCACGGCGGCCGCATTTGGGCGGAAGCGGAAGTGGACCGCGGCGCCACCTTTTATTTCACCGCGGGACCGACCGGCGAAGCCGCGTCCCGTCCGCTCAGCGAGGAGGCTGTATGCGAGGACACGAGGTAG
- a CDS encoding response regulator, which translates to MRGHEVEILLVEDNPADVELTLHALRHHKLVNSIEVARDGEEALEFLFGRADSGRAAGPRPRLVLLDLKLPKVDGLEVLRRLKADPERRSIPVVVLTSSREERDLVESYQLGVNSYIQKPVDFDQFREIVRQAGLYWLIVNQTPAA; encoded by the coding sequence ATGCGAGGACACGAGGTAGAAATCCTGCTGGTGGAAGACAACCCGGCGGACGTGGAGCTGACGCTGCATGCGCTGCGGCATCACAAGCTGGTCAACTCGATCGAGGTGGCGCGCGACGGCGAAGAAGCGCTGGAGTTTCTCTTTGGCCGCGCGGATTCCGGGCGGGCGGCCGGGCCCCGGCCACGCCTGGTCCTGCTGGACCTGAAGCTGCCCAAGGTGGACGGCCTCGAAGTCCTGCGCCGGCTTAAGGCCGATCCGGAACGCCGGTCCATCCCCGTGGTCGTGCTGACCTCGTCACGCGAGGAGCGCGACCTGGTGGAGAGCTATCAGCTCGGCGTCAACAGCTACATCCAGAAGCCGGTGGACTTTGACCAGTTTCGCGAGATCGTGCGCCAGGCCGGACTCTACTGGCTGATCGTGAACCAGACGCCGGCGGCCTAG